The Oncorhynchus tshawytscha isolate Ot180627B linkage group LG27, Otsh_v2.0, whole genome shotgun sequence genome includes the window TTCAGGGAGCCATCATGCAGCTGCAGGCTGAGTGTGAGAAGCTCCACGGCACAGCCAACCACCTGATTGAGGAGCACGTCCAGAAACAGGTCCACATCGACGTGAGTCTGGGAGGGAGGGCCATAGGGGAATAGGAGATGCTCCATGCTGTACTTCTGTTCTAAACCACAGAATAATGTCTTTCTGTCACAGCATCTGTACAagtccatggaagaactggacGAGAAGAAAGCTGACAAAGAGCTTGTGGAGATGGAGATTGAAATCGTGGTCTCTCACCACAACATGGCATAGTTGCCCTTTCCCGCAGTGTGTTATACTCAACTCAGGTGAACTCTCATAAGTTCTCACATGTTGATGTTAGTCTAGACGAGCTTCCCAAGTCCATTCAAGACCATAGGGGTACCTACAAATCCCAACATGCTCAAGTTCACCTGTACCAGCCCATGCTAAACCCTACCAAGGCCATACAATTCACCACAAGCCCATACGTGTCCATACACAAGTTCATACACATATGTATTTATCCCTACAAGCTCACACAGGTTTCAACTAATCCTTACAAGTTAATACAGGCTTCACCTAATCCTGGACAGgttaatacaggtttcacctaataAATACAGGCTTCACCTAATCCTTTTAAgttaatacaggtttcacctaatccttacaaattaatacaggtttcacctaatccttacaaGTTATCAGGTTTCAGCAATGTGTTGAAgttaatacaggtttcacctaaccCTGGCAGTGGTCCATACAGGTTTCAGACTAACCCTTATAAATCATCAGGTTTCACCTAATCTGCCAAgttaatacaggtttcacctaatccttataAATACATACAGGTTTCAGCCTAATCCTTATAAATccatacaggtttcacctaatccttacaaatccatacaggtttcacctaatccttacaaATGATACAGGTTTCACGTAATCCATAAGGTccatacaggtttcacctaatgCCTGCTGTACTTCTGTTCTAAATCCATACAGGTCtttcacctaatccttacaaGTCCATGgaatacaggtttcacctaattTATAAATCCACAGGTCTCACCAATCAAAATGGCATAGTCTTATCTTTAAATCCTCAGTGTGTCACCTAATCAACTCAGGTGAACTCACCTAATCCTTATAAATccatacaggtttcacctaatctTATAAATCCATACAGGTTCCCTAAGTCCATATAAACCATACAGGTCTCACCTAATCAAATCCCACATGTCTCAAGTAAccttataccatacaggtttcacctaatgCTAAAATCCCTCTCACCAAGGCCATAAATCATACAGGTCACCAATCAAGCCCATACAGGTCCATAACAAGTTATAAACCATACAGGTCTCACCTAATCCCTATAAATCCATACAGGTCTCACCTAATCCTTATAAATccatacaggtttcacctaatccttataaatccatacaggtttcacctaatccttataaattaatacaggtttcacctaatccttacaagttaatacaggtttcacctaaccCTTACAAGTccatacaggtttcacctaacccttacaagttaatacaggtttcacctaatccttacaagttaatacaggtttcacctaatccttacaaGTTAATACAGGTTTCAACTAACCCTTACAAGTCCATACAGGTTTCAACTAATCCTTACAAGTCCATACAGGTTTCAACTAATCCTTATAAGTccatacaggtttcacctaatccttataaatccatacaggtttcacctaatccttataaatacatacaggtttcacctaatccttataagtccatacaggtttcacctaatccttataaatccatacaggtttcacctaatccttataaatacatacaggtttcacctaatccttataaatacatacaggtttcacctaacccttacaagttaatacaggtttcacctaatccttataaatccatacaggtttcacctaatccttacaaatccatacaggtttcacctaatccttacaagttaatacaggtttcacctaatccttacaagttcatacaggtttcacctaatccttacaagttcatacaggtttcacctaatccttacaagttaatacaggtttcacctaatccttacaagttaatacaggtttcacctaacccatacaagttaatacaggtttcacctaacccttacaagttaatacaggtttcacctaatccttacaagttaatacaggtttcacctaatccttacaagttaatacaggtttcacctaaccttacaagttaatacaggtttcactaatccttacaagttaatacaggtttcacctaatccttacaagttaatacaggtttcacctaatccttacaaGTTAATACAGGTTTCAACTAACCCCTACAAgttaatacaggtttcacctaatccttataagttaatacaggtttcacctaatccttacaagtccatacaggtttcacctaaccCTTATAAgttaatacaggtttcacctaacccataagttaatacaggtttcacctaatccttacaaGCCCACACTAGTACTGCCATTGCCCTGATggcatctcctctcttcctgtagaAAGCAGACAAGCGTGCCCTGGAGACCAAGGTGAGCCGCATGCAGTTTGACTCCATGACAGAGGAGCTCAACACCATGTTCCAGGAGCTGCTCAGCAAGATCACCGGCCAGGAGCAGGACTGGCACAAAATCATTGACAAAATCTCCACCGAGATGGAGTGCAAGGTGGGACTGAGCAGGAAGTTACCCTGCTAAATGGATGTTTATATAATAGGCCTACATGTCCATTGATATGCCCACACATGTTATTACTATGCTATCACCAATACATATATCTTACAAGTCTGTATGTCACACGTTTTTAAGTGTCTATTTTATGAATGTGTTTATAGTGACAGATAGCATTGTTTGTAAAAATCTCATGGAAtgtctgtctggtgtgtctggtgGTAGTTTATATCTTTGGCATCCCTGTAGTACATTTGTTGTCTATCTGTGTATCTGGACCGGATTGAGCTGGATCCTGTGAAGAAGCAGCTGGAGGACCGCTGGAAGAGCATCCGTAAGCAGCTGCAGGCCCAGCCTGCCCCGAAGGAGGACGACGCTGCAGGCATCAGGAAGTAAGTCACATGTCACTGGTCACAGCCAGGCCCAGGAGGGATGATGGCTGGATAAGTCCAGGTTCCTCTATGGAGTTCTACATAATCATGCGTTCATTGTCTTCCTGTGTTTAGCGTTCATTTTATCTCTGTCTATATtctgtctatatgtctatgttctgtttgtatgctgttgtttactcactgtgtatgtacagtatatactgtattctgttcctAATATACCTACTACTGTACACACTATTTTCCTTCCAAatgatatactgtctatacacaccacgtATTTATATTCTGGATTCTGACATATATATCACTGATATATATCTACTTGGATTGTTAATTGGACTTGTTCTgtcatttttgtttgtttcttgattatttgtgtatttgtattgtatttgctaGACAttctactgcgctgttggagctagaaacaaaagcattttgctgcacctgttataacacctgcaaatctgtgtatgcaaccaataaactTTGGTTTTGATTTGTCTTTGTTACGTCCCTTTCATAGACAACTAGTGGCAAGGTTCCACTGCATCTCCTGCGACCGCCCAGTCGATATGCTTACCCCAGGACCGTAAGTAAATTATAATAATGTCCTAtttttatacagtacacacagacattgtggaaaTTGAAATAATAGGAATTGTGGTGCTGCTTATTCACctacctctctttcttctttctctctccactgaaCAACAGACACTTGGTCACCCTGCCCTCCACTCCTGGCCTACCCTCCCACAAGTCCAACCGACCGTACACCATCTATGAGCTTGAGCAGGTTCGCCAGCACTGCAGAAGGTGAGAGCAGACAGTCAAACATCACAACTGAAACTCTTACTTGGCCCCATTTTAACCAGCAGGGGGTGCCAGTGTCCCAATATACAGTGTAGTCAACTTTATCTTACTCCCAAAGACCTAACACCCACACTAGATCAGTCAGAAGTGTTGCATAGTTACAAGTGTCTGACATAGccagctctccctccatctcagccTGAGGCCAGGGACCAACCACGGCCACTTTGAGATGGCCAGCTCCCCTCCATCTCAGCCTGAGGCCAGGGACCAACCACAGCCACTTTGAGATGGccagctctctctccatctcagccTGAGGCCAGGGACCAACCACGGCCACTTTGAGATGGccagctctccctccatctcagccTGAGGCCAGGGACCAACCACGGACACTTTGAGATGGCCAGCTCCGAAAGGGCCATGATGCAGGTGCAGCGATCCACACCATGATGTGTAGGCAGATAGGTGGCTCTGCACCTATCTGGCCCAGAGCGCACCTACAGCCAGGGGCGCTCTGAGGGAGATCGGGAGCTCCCGCTATCCACACATCCTGAGCCCACTGCAGAGGACCAGCCAGAGTCTGCCCAagcagtgagtcagtcagtcaggccagGGTCAGGCAGGGAAGCCGGGAGCACATGTATTGAAATGGGAAGGACCAAAAAGTTGTCCATATTGCTTTGTTATGGTTTAGAGAAGTGTCAGGGAGGCAGGGTGACCAAATTTAACTATAAATATTGTACTGTCAGGTCTGTTTAAAACCTCTAGAAGTGTTCATCTTCCGACCTTCAACCTCCGCTCCTGTGTCCATCCTAGCGAGCGCATCCCTGAGATGGCGGACTACAGTTACCTGGCCATGTCCCAGAGCTGTGGAGGCAGCCACACCGTGACCTACCCCAACTGCCGCTACACCCGCCTGCAGCACTTCAGCCACTTCATCCAGGCTGAGGAGGAGACACCGCCCATCTCCAGCTCCCCACTGCGCATTCAGGTGAGTGAGACCAACCTCACCTACTGTGGGTTACTGTACTGACAGACAACTAGACCACTGCCAGCCCATAGGAATACACCTGGTCAATCACATTTATTGAGCCATTTATACAAGTTATCATGTTGAGTATTTGACAGTTGTTAGTATATTTTGACCTTGTCCTTGTGTCTAGGTGTGGATCCTTGACAGTGAAAACCAGATGTTGTGGATGCCATGCCAAAAGACGGTATTTGACCTTGTCCTTTATTTTTAGAGTAGAATTACATGTATTGAAAAGAAAATGGAATCTGGACAATTGTGAACAAAAGCTAGACTACTTAATTCATGTTACTCAATTCAAGCAACTGCAGTGCAGTAAAACTATTCCCACTGGtccattttgtatttttatgcCATCGCTCCAAAAAAGTCACCTAATGTTAAGTGTGA containing:
- the LOC121841125 gene encoding glutamine-rich protein 2-like, which encodes MDNLRGMLEDMMASSSSLLSQSLQQEPQGSEQGQGSGQAGGQQGSTCPSCSVDVSRKVSQLFQRYENLQGLVSRFMNQQGGGRPGAESSELMNDVQGAIMQLQAECEKLHGTANHLIEEHVQKQVHIDHLYKSMEELDEKKADKELVEMEIEIKADKRALETKVSRMQFDSMTEELNTMFQELLSKITGQEQDWHKIIDKISTEMECKYICCLSVYLDRIELDPVKKQLEDRWKSIRKQLQAQPAPKEDDAAGIRKQLVARFHCISCDRPVDMLTPGPHLVTLPSTPGLPSHKSNRPYTIYELEQVRQHCRSERIPEMADYSYLAMSQSCGGSHTVTYPNCRYTRLQHFSHFIQAEEETPPISSSPLRIQVSETNLTYCGLLY